A stretch of Artemia franciscana unplaced genomic scaffold, ASM3288406v1 PGA_scaffold_36, whole genome shotgun sequence DNA encodes these proteins:
- the LOC136041750 gene encoding uncharacterized protein LOC136041750: protein MRKKIINKRWLNLKYRKVLLGEQDKDNLSNGSKISEEFSANPLIDDSNKLGNGSGSYGVDCPDTNTEIDLSGIPDGNCIVNLRYFLAEVISAFRHKISCDHGKLIIKQLEKKGLKTELKVKCNKCNWEKRIKGEPECPATSVKEYISSFTDQTQVAFSEKKSSLKGCLNSKAVWGAMGSGGGYSTLCEFFGVLGVKPMSRIDYSRMERQLGNAWMNSLSEILLENGREALKSAIHDDRYKEDSYWTKVICDGGWNKRSKGHDYSAKGCVAVIIDAFSKKLLYVGIKNKYCYICFSSANAKVIPKDHFCFLNYNGNSRSMETDILVEGFRSSEEMHGLQFLEFIGDGDSSVFYKLKQSVSYGSNIRKHECANHVTKNYTAHLYNLCKNKKGLYTKCLPRGIIQQLTKNLRGAIKINSENNGTAEELKILLKRGPYHVFGNHTKCDSGCPKIAELAVNSKIEDRWNNFPLQVFEDVMTEVDIVCRKAEQLRNDATTNLAESYMSVVAKFIGEKQISRSKRGSYHARVHGASLAYNSGPKWHQLAWKNIFGLSPSSVTKKYCNKTAKLRVISKRNLTSYYSALGGKHVAKLKNRNYNFGNRDYGPNCNKPDMTSDEMNLAIQKYTDENLKLDFASISCLFNSTKGQSKNDTWVEERSKRITSSYFHRIATRKNSTRVAPIVKQIRNLGPRFCSALMKKGLDLEVVALEAYENKFNLKVVKGDQIGLSVHPQYQYLAASVDGLLPNGTPIEIKTVHNIPEFKTIYDVAQSKNLVKAFFLELSSEGLQLKKITGISPRYKANSGYWIKWYAT, encoded by the exons atgaggaagaaaattatcaacaaaaggtggctgaatttaaaataccg aaaggtgctgcttggagaacaagataaagataatttgtcaaatggatcaaaaatttcagaagaattttcagcaaatcctctcatagacgattcaaataaattgggaaacggtagtggttcttacggtgttgattgccccgatacgaatactgagatagacttatctggaattccagatggaaactgcattgtgaatctaaggtatttccttgctgaagtaatttcagcattcagacacaaaatcagttgcgatcacggaaaattgattataaagcaattagaaaagaaaggcctgaaaactgaactgaaagttaagtgtaataagtgtaactgggaaaagaggattaaaggtgaaccagaatgtccagcaacaagcgtaaaagaatatatttcaagttttacggaccagacacaggttgctttttccgaaaaaaaatcaagtcttaaaggCTGCTTGAATTCGAAGGCTGTTTGGGGAGCCATGGGTAGTGGAGGAGGGTATTCTACACTGTGTGAATTCTTCGGGGTGCTTGGAGTGAAACCAATGTCACGAATAGATTATTCCCGTATGGAAAGGCAGCTTGGTAatgcttggatgaatagtttatcggaaattttgctagaaaatggacgagaggccttaaaatcagccattcatgatgataggtataaggaggactcatactggacaaaagtgatatgtgatggaggctggaataagcgtagcaaaggacacgattattcggccaaaggatgtgttgcagttatcatagatgcattttcgaaaaaactgttatatgttggcataaaaaataaatactgttatatatgtttttcttctgcaaacgccaaagtaattcccaaagatcatttctgctttctgaattataacggaaattcaaggagcatggaaacagatattctagttgaaggctttcgttccagtgaggagatgcacggattacagtttttagagtttatcggtgacggtgattccagtgttttttataagctaaaacaaagtgtttcctacggttccaacatacggaaacatgaatgtgcaaatcacgtcacaaaaaactataccgcccatctatataatttgtgcaaaaataaaaaaggtttgtacacaaaatgtcttccccgaggaattatacagcaactgacaaaaaatttaaggggcgcgataaaaataaattctgaaaataatggaacagcagaagaattgaaaatcttgttaaaaagaggtccgtaccatgttttcggaaaccacacaaaatgtgattctggctgtcctaagattgctgaattggccgtgaatagtaaaatagaagatcggtggaataattttcccctgcaggtgtttgaagatgttatgacagaggtcgatattgtgtgtcgaaaagcagagcagcttcgaaatgacgcaactacaaacttagctgaaagctacatgtcagttgttgctaaattcatcggagaaaagcaaataagccggtctaaacgaggttcatatcatgcaagagttcatggagcaagtcttgcttataattcaggtccaaaatggcatcaattagcttggaaaaatatttttgggcttagtccttctagcgtaacaaaaaaatattgtaataaaacggctaagctccgtgtaatatctaaacgtaatttgaccagttattatagtgctcttggaggaaaacacgttgctaagttaaaaaatagaaactataactttggtaatcgtgactatggaccaaattgcaataagccagacatgacttctgatgaaatgaatttggctatacaaaaatatactgacgagaatttaaaattggattttgccagtataagctgtttgttcaacagtaccaagggtcaatccaaaaatgacacttgggttgaagaaagatctaagagaataactagtagttacttccacagaattgcaaccagaaaaaacagcaccagagttgccccaattgttaagcaaattcgaaacttgggacctagattctgctctgccctaatgaaaaagggcttagatttagaagtagtggcactagaagcatatgaaaacaaattcaacttaaaagtcgtaaagggagatcaaataggactcagtgtgcatccacagtatcagtatcttgctgcatctgtagatggactgctccctaatggcacacctatagagataaaaacggtgcataatataccagagttcaaaaccatttatgatgtggcccagtcaaaaaatttagttaaagcattttttcttgaattatccagtgaaggtcttcagctaaaaaaaatcacaggtatttcgcccagatacaaggccaactcgggatactggataaaatggtacgccacttaa